A window from Photobacterium atrarenae encodes these proteins:
- a CDS encoding Y-family DNA polymerase — MSAVFTGYRDQIWALVDAKSFYTSCEQVFDPALAGKPVVVLSNNDGCCVAISEQAKGLGIQRGAPWFKVEREARKLGVQVRSSNYVLYADMSRRFIEELSRFSPQVEQYSIDEAFVRLDGMSHENLTEYGKQIRDTIDRHLGLAVRVGIGATPTLAKLGNQAAKTYEQRLEGVAEIRTEHQRRWLLQRTDVQDIWGIGAKMATRLRTSGITTALQLADQNPADMRRLWNVGLARTVLELQGVACMAPGDIDEKRKQILSSRSFGVGISQLDELKAALAFHCQRAGEKLRQQGSQAGVVSLFLRTNRYKDLPQYNKSTARVLACPSQDTYQFLNSAIEQLHGIYRPGCEYQKIGVILNDLSDVQHQSIQLDMFDASTLNEVKRRKLMAISDQLNARYKNGVKPASVISSTNWHMRQAFRSNRWTTRLDELQVAKC, encoded by the coding sequence ATGAGTGCAGTGTTTACAGGCTATCGGGATCAAATCTGGGCATTGGTGGATGCCAAAAGTTTCTATACCAGTTGCGAGCAGGTATTTGATCCGGCACTGGCGGGAAAGCCGGTGGTGGTCTTGTCGAATAATGATGGTTGCTGTGTGGCGATTTCCGAGCAGGCCAAAGGGCTGGGGATTCAGCGGGGCGCGCCTTGGTTCAAAGTCGAACGGGAGGCACGCAAACTGGGCGTGCAGGTTCGTAGTTCCAATTATGTGTTGTATGCGGATATGAGCCGACGGTTTATCGAAGAGTTGTCCCGCTTTTCACCCCAGGTGGAGCAGTATTCCATCGACGAAGCCTTTGTCCGTCTTGATGGCATGAGCCATGAGAATTTAACCGAGTACGGCAAACAGATCCGGGACACGATTGATCGTCATCTCGGTCTGGCTGTGCGGGTGGGGATTGGTGCGACCCCCACGCTGGCAAAATTGGGCAATCAGGCGGCGAAAACCTATGAGCAGCGGTTGGAAGGTGTGGCTGAAATTCGCACTGAGCATCAGCGGCGTTGGTTGTTGCAGCGAACCGATGTGCAAGACATCTGGGGCATTGGGGCAAAAATGGCGACCCGGCTGCGCACGTCCGGGATCACCACAGCACTGCAATTGGCCGATCAAAACCCGGCGGATATGCGCCGGCTGTGGAATGTAGGCCTGGCCCGCACCGTCCTCGAATTACAGGGCGTGGCCTGCATGGCGCCGGGGGATATTGACGAAAAGCGCAAACAAATCCTGTCCAGCCGCAGTTTTGGCGTCGGGATCAGTCAGCTGGATGAGCTCAAAGCCGCATTGGCATTTCATTGCCAGCGCGCTGGGGAAAAACTGCGTCAGCAGGGCAGCCAGGCTGGGGTGGTCAGCCTGTTTTTACGCACCAACCGCTATAAAGATTTACCGCAATATAATAAGAGCACGGCGCGGGTGCTGGCTTGCCCCAGCCAGGATACCTATCAGTTCTTGAATTCGGCGATCGAACAGCTCCATGGGATATACCGGCCTGGCTGTGAGTATCAGAAGATCGGAGTGATCCTCAATGATTTGTCCGATGTGCAGCACCAGTCTATTCAGTTGGATATGTTTGACGCCAGCACCCTGAATGAAGTGAAGCGACGCAAACTGATGGCAATCTCTGATCAGCTCAATGCCCGCTACAAGAACGGTGTGAAACCAGCCTCGGTGATTAGCTCGACCAACTGGCATATGCGCCAGGCTTTTCGCTCCAACCGCTGGACAACGCGGCTGGATGAGCTGCAAGTAGCTAAGTGTTGA
- a CDS encoding TonB-dependent receptor, translated as MKTMFIRHPLALAISLVVAPALAQSDAQSTETLTVYGQGYEGYAEHMPTSGMKTDLEWLDVPQSVSVVTGTEIKDRGAVRLVDALDGVAGVNNTLGEGSRDQFVIRGFDALNDVYRDGLRDDGNLQSYRSLANIERIEVVKGAAGALYGRGSAGGLINLVTKRANGEKFTRFNAGVGSNNQFVGQVDSSTSLSDSVNGRVNLEYREGDSYVDHVDSHDYFIAPTLRMTPMQGHTLDLDVEYAYQELVPYRGVPSKDGKPVDVPVDTFFGGTNDYQKSDSLRLAADYEIEFNHALTWNNRVSWNKIELEQKGTRQASAAVTGDTVAQTVNNFGYDPRTTTTLQSELVWDTGANQLLLGADYNRIDIDLTLASDKTLPGKDIHNPAAGPTPDPGFKPFRDNVTETTSLYIQDVYTLGDLSLIGNVRYDMMDLEQQKFGQEKESLSDEKISYRAGAVYRLTSDVSTYATWARSWQLPYAGIYINPKLAEFFHTDLQELGLKAYLLDDSLMLNAALFRIDQEQPQTNTDGDVIDKTEARHQGVELEIRGQLTEQWNVSAGYSYLDAEDKETGKKPNDVSDHLFSLWTAYQLDDYWRFGGGVKYVGDRFAGNNEAVALGDYTTVDLMAEYSIGRHLVQLNAYNILDEKYILGATNGTSGLNQIGYGAPAEFMLRYGYQF; from the coding sequence ATGAAAACAATGTTTATCCGACACCCGCTGGCTCTGGCGATTTCACTTGTCGTGGCCCCAGCCTTGGCTCAAAGTGATGCCCAGAGTACAGAAACGCTGACTGTCTATGGTCAGGGCTATGAAGGCTATGCTGAGCATATGCCAACGTCGGGGATGAAAACGGATCTGGAATGGCTGGATGTGCCTCAGTCCGTTTCCGTGGTGACCGGAACAGAAATCAAAGACCGGGGCGCGGTGCGTTTGGTTGATGCCCTGGATGGTGTCGCAGGGGTGAATAATACGCTGGGTGAGGGGAGCCGGGATCAGTTCGTGATCCGCGGTTTTGATGCGCTCAACGATGTTTACCGTGACGGACTGCGGGATGACGGAAATTTGCAATCCTACCGTAGCCTGGCAAATATTGAGCGGATTGAAGTTGTTAAGGGGGCCGCAGGCGCATTGTATGGACGCGGCTCTGCCGGAGGCTTGATTAATTTGGTGACTAAACGTGCCAACGGGGAAAAGTTCACACGCTTCAATGCAGGTGTTGGCAGCAACAACCAGTTTGTGGGTCAGGTTGATAGCTCAACATCACTGTCAGACAGTGTGAACGGGCGCGTGAACCTGGAGTACCGCGAAGGTGATTCCTATGTCGATCATGTGGATTCACATGATTATTTTATTGCGCCAACCTTGAGAATGACACCCATGCAAGGGCACACGCTAGACCTGGATGTGGAGTATGCCTACCAAGAGCTGGTCCCGTACCGGGGCGTGCCATCGAAAGACGGCAAGCCGGTTGACGTACCGGTGGATACCTTCTTTGGCGGCACGAATGACTATCAGAAATCAGACAGCCTTCGTCTGGCGGCCGACTATGAAATTGAGTTTAACCATGCGCTGACATGGAATAATCGTGTTTCCTGGAACAAGATAGAGCTGGAGCAAAAAGGAACCCGGCAAGCGAGTGCCGCTGTGACCGGGGATACGGTTGCACAGACCGTCAATAACTTTGGCTATGATCCGCGCACCACGACCACGCTACAGTCCGAGTTGGTCTGGGATACTGGCGCGAACCAGCTTCTGCTCGGGGCTGACTACAACCGCATCGATATTGACCTGACGCTGGCCAGCGATAAAACGCTGCCGGGCAAAGATATTCACAACCCGGCTGCCGGACCGACGCCGGATCCGGGCTTTAAACCGTTTCGGGACAATGTAACGGAAACGACCAGTTTATATATTCAGGATGTATACACCCTTGGTGACCTGTCCCTGATTGGTAACGTGCGCTACGACATGATGGATCTTGAACAGCAAAAGTTTGGTCAGGAGAAAGAATCACTGAGCGATGAGAAAATCAGCTACCGCGCCGGCGCTGTTTATCGCCTGACGAGCGATGTTTCAACGTATGCGACATGGGCCCGTTCATGGCAGCTGCCTTATGCCGGGATCTATATTAATCCGAAACTGGCAGAGTTTTTCCATACCGACCTGCAAGAGCTGGGCTTGAAAGCGTACTTGTTGGATGATTCGTTGATGCTGAATGCTGCGCTGTTCCGGATCGATCAGGAGCAGCCTCAAACCAATACTGACGGTGATGTCATCGATAAAACAGAAGCGCGTCATCAAGGGGTTGAGCTTGAGATCCGTGGCCAGCTGACTGAGCAGTGGAATGTTTCTGCCGGCTATAGCTACCTGGATGCTGAAGATAAGGAGACTGGGAAGAAACCAAATGATGTCTCTGATCATTTGTTCTCTCTGTGGACTGCATATCAGCTGGATGACTACTGGCGCTTCGGCGGCGGGGTGAAATATGTGGGTGATCGTTTTGCCGGCAATAACGAAGCGGTTGCGCTGGGAGATTATACCACAGTCGATCTGATGGCTGAGTACAGCATTGGCCGTCACCTAGTACAGCTGAATGCGTATAACATCCTGGATGAGAAGTATATCCTGGGCGCGACAAACGGGACCTCTGGTCTGAATCAGATAGGTTATGGTGCACCTGCAGAGTTCATGCTGCGCTACGGTTATCAATTCTAA
- a CDS encoding Fe(3+) dicitrate ABC transporter substrate-binding protein, with protein MGQRAYFVFGLLVTLLGSLLSSASVSAADTRTDTRTVRGEIGEVTLTGTPTRIVALEFSFVDAMAAVGVAPLGIADDGKPERLIPAVKAVVPTWHSVGSRYQPSLEAIAELKPDLIIADLERHSTIYQDLSRIAPTLVLKSRGETYQENLEAVITLAKAINKSPEMAARLAQHRETMAAFKAEIQAPGTVQFAVLSERGMWMHGPASYAGSVLDSLGIKGPIPEQTEQAYIPTSLEQLLAANPDWLLIGRYSEQTPLDEWQSSPMYSLLRAVKHDRVVEVSPGLWSLSRGMLAAEGMAENITKLLNSQL; from the coding sequence GTGGGTCAGCGAGCATATTTTGTTTTTGGGTTGTTAGTTACGTTGCTGGGGAGCCTGCTCTCCAGTGCTTCGGTATCGGCGGCTGATACCAGAACTGATACCAGAACGGTACGAGGTGAAATCGGAGAAGTGACGCTGACCGGGACGCCGACGCGTATTGTGGCGCTCGAGTTCTCCTTTGTCGATGCAATGGCTGCTGTTGGTGTGGCACCTTTGGGGATTGCTGATGACGGCAAGCCGGAGCGTCTGATCCCAGCGGTGAAAGCTGTTGTCCCGACCTGGCACTCTGTCGGTTCACGTTATCAGCCGAGTCTCGAGGCAATTGCTGAACTCAAACCGGATTTGATTATTGCGGATTTGGAGCGACACAGCACCATTTATCAGGACCTGAGCCGTATTGCACCGACGCTGGTTTTGAAAAGCCGGGGAGAGACCTATCAGGAAAACCTTGAAGCGGTGATCACGCTGGCGAAAGCCATTAACAAATCACCAGAAATGGCGGCGCGTCTAGCGCAGCACCGGGAAACTATGGCGGCTTTTAAGGCGGAGATCCAGGCACCAGGTACGGTTCAGTTTGCGGTGCTTTCTGAGCGCGGCATGTGGATGCACGGCCCCGCGTCTTATGCAGGCAGCGTATTGGATTCACTGGGCATCAAAGGCCCGATCCCGGAGCAAACTGAACAAGCTTATATTCCAACCAGCCTTGAGCAACTGCTGGCGGCGAATCCTGACTGGCTGCTCATTGGCCGCTATTCGGAGCAAACCCCCCTGGATGAGTGGCAATCGAGCCCGATGTATTCGCTGCTACGGGCGGTAAAACATGACCGGGTGGTCGAAGTGTCACCAGGCCTGTGGTCCCTGAGCCGCGGGATGCTGGCAGCAGAAGGGATGGCTGAGAATATTACCAAGCTATTGAATAGTCAGTTATGA
- a CDS encoding FecCD family ABC transporter permease, translating into MLALAGSGVVVGLLSWSSFSLQLSDLTGLVLAYNEASIAQQLIFNIRLPRVLSTLMIGASLAVAGVLMQGVTRNPLASPAILGVNAGAACFMALSAIGVAVISELHPLLCALFGGALGGLMVIALGGYLSGNRINPVRLVLAGIAINALLAGLTRAALIIADEMAYSIIYWLAGSVAEAGWQQWMLLWPVCSVALLLSFALAPQLNTLALGDEVAESLGIGLGKVRLLAIVAILVLTAACVAVAGPIAFVGLIVPHVCRAVVGRDHRILLPFAALGGAVLLVWADVLARAIGFPAETPVGVVTALIGTPFFIFLSAKGRT; encoded by the coding sequence ATGTTGGCCTTGGCCGGCAGTGGGGTCGTTGTTGGTCTGCTTAGCTGGTCCAGCTTCTCCCTGCAATTGTCAGACCTCACGGGCCTGGTCCTGGCTTACAATGAAGCCAGCATTGCCCAGCAACTGATCTTCAATATCCGCCTGCCGCGGGTCCTGTCGACATTGATGATCGGGGCCAGTCTGGCTGTCGCCGGTGTCCTCATGCAGGGCGTGACCCGAAACCCACTGGCGTCTCCGGCCATTTTGGGGGTGAATGCCGGGGCTGCTTGTTTCATGGCCCTGTCTGCCATTGGGGTTGCGGTGATCAGTGAGCTACATCCGCTGCTGTGTGCCTTGTTTGGCGGAGCCCTGGGCGGGTTGATGGTGATCGCGCTCGGGGGATACCTGAGTGGTAACCGAATTAATCCGGTCCGCCTGGTCCTGGCCGGGATCGCAATCAATGCCCTGTTGGCCGGGCTGACACGGGCCGCGCTGATCATCGCTGACGAAATGGCCTACAGCATTATTTACTGGCTGGCTGGTTCGGTGGCGGAGGCTGGTTGGCAGCAATGGATGCTGTTGTGGCCGGTCTGCTCTGTGGCGTTGTTGCTCTCTTTTGCACTTGCCCCTCAGCTCAATACTTTGGCATTGGGCGATGAAGTTGCCGAAAGTTTAGGGATTGGTTTAGGCAAAGTCCGCTTGCTCGCGATTGTCGCTATTCTTGTGCTGACCGCCGCTTGTGTGGCGGTCGCCGGTCCTATCGCCTTTGTTGGCCTGATCGTGCCGCATGTCTGTCGCGCTGTGGTCGGCAGAGATCACCGAATATTACTTCCATTTGCCGCGCTGGGCGGCGCTGTTCTTCTGGTGTGGGCAGACGTACTTGCTCGCGCGATCGGATTTCCGGCGGAAACACCGGTAGGTGTGGTGACGGCACTTATTGGGACGCCTTTCTTTATCTTTTTATCCGCCAAAGGACGTACCTAA